The Pedobacter mucosus genome window below encodes:
- a CDS encoding lysophospholipid acyltransferase family protein, with translation MSKFFGYLLSPLFYFSFGLSLCIFHPIQWVCYRFFGYKAHKISVDILNFFLTYSQIFLFNSVSFKNEYNLPTDRPIIFTSNHQSMYDIPSLIWFLRKHSAKFISKIELTKGIPSISINLRLGGGANIDRKDNKQAISEILKLGRRMKDNNWSTVIFPEGTRAKDGLLKTFQFGGIATLLKTVPNALVVPIAIENSWKIVRFGMYPLTTGHALRWTVLKPIEPSEKTPTEIILEIETEIKKVIGQSVT, from the coding sequence ATGAGTAAATTTTTCGGGTATCTACTTAGTCCGCTATTCTATTTTTCTTTCGGATTATCACTTTGCATTTTTCATCCAATACAATGGGTTTGTTATCGGTTTTTTGGCTACAAAGCACACAAAATTTCAGTAGATATTTTAAATTTTTTTCTAACCTACTCGCAAATTTTTCTTTTTAATTCGGTTAGTTTTAAGAATGAATATAACCTTCCAACTGATAGGCCTATTATTTTTACTTCTAACCACCAAAGTATGTATGATATTCCTTCGCTAATTTGGTTTTTGAGAAAGCACAGCGCAAAGTTTATCTCTAAAATTGAACTCACAAAAGGAATTCCATCAATATCTATTAATCTTCGTTTAGGCGGTGGTGCAAACATTGATAGAAAGGACAATAAACAAGCAATTTCGGAAATATTAAAGCTTGGGCGCAGAATGAAAGATAATAACTGGAGCACAGTTATATTTCCTGAAGGAACCAGAGCGAAAGATGGTCTGCTGAAAACTTTTCAGTTTGGAGGGATTGCAACGCTTTTAAAAACCGTTCCAAATGCTTTAGTGGTTCCAATTGCAATAGAAAATTCTTGGAAAATAGTTCGCTTTGGAATGTATCCCCTAACTACTGGTCATGCTTTAAGGTGGACAGTTTTAAAGCCTATTGAACCAAGTGAAAAAACACCAACGGAAATTATTTTAGAAATTGAGACGGAGATAAAAAAAGTTATTGGTCAGTCGGTTACTTAA
- a CDS encoding LytR/AlgR family response regulator transcription factor, with product MNLNCIVVDDEPLALDILQDYISKVPFLTMVKRCENPIDALQIVQAGGIDLVFLDIQMPELTGIQFLKIAGNKCHYILTTAYPQYALESYDLNVSDYLLKPIAFDRFYKAVEKVHNQNKPVDAPASVTQPILTPAPFSASSNTVQDYIFVKTEHKIQKIYLHDILFIEGLKDYISIFTKNERIITLQSMKKMEEALPTNQFIRVHKSYIVAVDKIESIERSRITINQKIIPVGDTYRDEFFKVIGNKNI from the coding sequence ATGAATTTAAACTGTATTGTTGTTGATGATGAGCCTTTAGCGCTTGACATTTTACAAGATTATATTTCTAAAGTGCCTTTTTTAACAATGGTAAAAAGGTGCGAAAATCCTATAGATGCTTTGCAAATTGTGCAAGCGGGAGGTATTGATCTGGTATTTCTGGATATTCAAATGCCAGAACTTACTGGGATACAGTTTTTAAAAATTGCAGGTAATAAATGCCATTATATTTTAACAACGGCCTATCCTCAATATGCTTTAGAAAGTTATGATTTAAATGTTTCTGATTACCTTTTAAAACCAATTGCTTTTGATCGTTTTTATAAAGCGGTAGAAAAAGTTCACAATCAAAACAAACCTGTTGATGCGCCAGCAAGTGTAACGCAGCCTATTTTAACCCCTGCTCCGTTTTCTGCTTCTTCAAATACTGTTCAGGATTATATTTTTGTAAAAACAGAGCATAAAATTCAGAAGATCTATTTACACGATATTCTTTTTATAGAAGGCTTGAAAGATTATATTTCTATTTTCACTAAAAATGAGCGCATTATTACGCTTCAAAGTATGAAAAAGATGGAAGAAGCTTTGCCAACTAACCAATTTATACGTGTGCATAAATCATATATTGTAGCTGTTGATAAAATTGAAAGTATAGAACGCAGTCGCATTACTATTAATCAAAAAATTATTCCTGTTGGCGATACTTACAGAGACGAATTTTTTAAGGTTATTGGGAATAAGAATATTTAA
- a CDS encoding ABC transporter ATP-binding protein has product MVNNAIETVGLNFDFGSQSIIKDLPLQVPIGSIYGFLGPNGAGKTTTIKILLNLLKSPADQVFIFGKEINKNRIASLKRIGALVEQPAIYSHLTGKENLINRCILLSIKKIKADEMLALVGLTDAADKKTGKYSLGMKQRLGIALALVSDPELLLLDEPTNGLDPNGIIEIRNLMVDLTTNHNKTILVSSHLLAEIERTATHVGIINKGQLLFQGTINELHQLSKPMLEIEVDNIENAATFIANAGYEISSQVANKIIIPFKSSKESGQLNTSLVKNGFTISSLHQQRKDLEHLFLDITKTT; this is encoded by the coding sequence ATGGTTAATAACGCAATCGAAACTGTAGGTTTAAATTTTGATTTTGGTAGTCAATCTATTATTAAAGATTTACCTCTACAAGTGCCAATTGGTAGTATATATGGCTTTTTAGGCCCGAATGGGGCTGGCAAAACCACTACCATAAAAATTTTATTAAACTTATTAAAATCTCCAGCAGACCAAGTATTTATTTTTGGTAAGGAGATTAACAAAAATCGAATTGCATCTTTAAAAAGAATTGGTGCTTTAGTAGAGCAGCCGGCTATATATTCGCATTTAACAGGTAAAGAAAACTTAATAAATCGCTGTATTTTATTAAGCATTAAAAAAATTAAAGCTGATGAAATGTTGGCACTAGTTGGCTTAACAGATGCGGCAGATAAAAAAACAGGTAAATATTCATTAGGGATGAAACAACGTTTGGGCATCGCTCTAGCATTAGTTTCTGATCCAGAATTGCTTCTTTTAGATGAACCGACCAATGGTTTAGATCCCAACGGAATTATAGAGATACGTAATCTAATGGTCGATTTGACCACTAACCATAACAAAACCATTTTAGTTTCCAGCCATTTACTAGCAGAAATTGAAAGAACCGCCACACATGTTGGCATCATTAATAAAGGACAGTTACTTTTTCAAGGCACCATAAACGAACTTCATCAATTGAGCAAACCTATGCTCGAAATAGAAGTTGACAACATAGAAAATGCGGCTACTTTTATTGCAAATGCTGGGTATGAAATATCAAGCCAAGTCGCTAATAAAATTATTATTCCGTTTAAAAGTTCAAAAGAAAGTGGCCAGTTAAACACATCGTTGGTTAAAAATGGCTTTACAATTTCTAGCTTGCATCAACAAAGAAAAGATTTGGAGCATTTGTTCTTAGATATTACTAAAACTACCTAA
- a CDS encoding outer membrane beta-barrel family protein, producing the protein MRLFQYKSIQITLIFLSLSFSLFAQTGSKAKITGVLKDAKTQETIPFATAVLINKTTKANAKIAQTDVNGAFVMPDLPAGTFTFKISFVGYQTMVRDNVVITATTGTLNFGDIKMNPAKGNILSEITVTAQKATMQMGIDKKIFSVDQSLVSEGGSASDLLQNVPSVSTDMDGNVSLRGSSGVKVLIDGKPSLIAGGNVAQILQSIPASSIESVEVITNPSAKYDAEGQSGIINIVLKKNTKLGLNGTAAVTAGNRDNYNANTNLSFQNSKVNLYGNYSYRYGNRIGGGFQDITYKNPISARSTAFANQVTNSSSLDKGHNAKAGLDYYLAPKSVISLSGGFNSRENERNELIDIRQLSSSQSPVLFSKRSNFTDGYGSSYDLNLDYVQKFNKPKEELSFNFGYSSGDNNNDQTYSTNTTNRNNTPINENLSLQRIFNTGNNSNYNIQADYSLPVGKAGKIEAGYRSQIRLGENNQYADSILASTNIYVQNNRLINDFSSKDQVHALYLNYSSQIKDFGYQLGLRAEDARLNTYLDGYTLNVLTSSAGEIHYKRIYPSVFLTQKLKGDQQVQVSYTRRVNRPRPWDTNPFLDVSEPLNYRAGNPNLLPEDVHSFELGYTKYWKKVTLTSSLYYRKTNDVIQRVRSAPDASGIITTTPQNLTSQINSGLELIGRFDLIKALNFTTNVNLYQAKFDGDARFDIPNSSGFSWNANLTGNLTVAKNVSLQVRGDYRAPEVMAQGKRNAMYGIDGGAKYDFPNKKASLSFNVRDVFNTRRWSMTTEDASTIVDFERQMQGTMGNLTFSYRFGKTSFNMNKTKKKEDQQDNRPDEGSF; encoded by the coding sequence ATGAGACTTTTTCAATACAAATCAATACAAATTACTTTAATTTTTTTAAGCTTATCATTTAGCTTATTTGCACAAACGGGTAGCAAAGCTAAAATTACCGGCGTATTAAAAGATGCTAAAACACAGGAAACAATACCTTTTGCAACTGCTGTTTTAATTAATAAAACTACCAAAGCTAATGCAAAAATTGCTCAAACAGATGTAAATGGAGCTTTTGTGATGCCGGATCTTCCAGCAGGAACTTTCACTTTCAAAATTAGTTTTGTGGGTTACCAAACAATGGTGCGAGATAATGTTGTTATTACAGCGACTACAGGAACTTTAAACTTTGGCGACATAAAGATGAATCCCGCTAAAGGAAACATTTTAAGTGAAATTACGGTAACTGCCCAAAAAGCAACCATGCAAATGGGAATTGATAAGAAAATTTTCTCTGTTGATCAAAGTTTGGTTAGTGAAGGTGGCTCGGCAAGTGATCTTTTACAAAACGTTCCATCGGTTTCTACAGATATGGATGGAAATGTAAGTTTGCGTGGTTCTTCTGGTGTTAAAGTTTTAATAGATGGAAAACCTTCTCTAATTGCTGGTGGCAATGTTGCTCAAATCCTTCAATCCATCCCGGCAAGTTCTATTGAAAGTGTAGAAGTAATTACAAATCCATCAGCAAAATATGATGCTGAAGGTCAATCGGGTATCATCAACATTGTATTAAAAAAGAATACTAAATTAGGCTTGAACGGAACTGCGGCTGTAACTGCTGGTAATCGCGATAACTATAATGCGAATACAAATTTAAGTTTCCAGAACAGTAAAGTGAATTTATACGGAAACTACAGCTACCGTTATGGAAATCGTATTGGCGGTGGCTTTCAAGATATTACTTACAAAAATCCTATTTCAGCAAGGAGCACTGCATTTGCCAATCAAGTTACCAACTCAAGTTCGCTAGATAAAGGACACAATGCTAAAGCTGGCTTAGATTATTACCTGGCACCAAAAAGCGTTATTAGTTTATCAGGTGGTTTTAATTCGAGAGAAAATGAGCGGAATGAATTAATTGACATTAGACAATTAAGCTCCTCTCAGAGTCCGGTTTTATTTAGCAAAAGATCAAATTTTACTGATGGCTATGGTAGTAGTTATGATTTGAATTTAGATTATGTTCAAAAGTTTAATAAACCAAAAGAAGAATTAAGTTTTAATTTTGGCTATTCAAGCGGAGATAACAATAATGATCAAACGTATAGTACTAACACCACTAACCGCAATAATACTCCAATTAACGAGAATCTGAGTCTACAACGCATTTTCAATACTGGAAATAATAGTAATTATAACATACAAGCAGATTATAGTTTGCCTGTTGGTAAAGCTGGTAAAATTGAAGCTGGATACCGCAGTCAAATTCGTTTAGGCGAAAATAACCAATATGCAGATTCGATTTTAGCAAGTACGAATATTTATGTTCAAAATAATAGATTAATTAACGATTTTAGCAGCAAAGACCAAGTACATGCGTTGTATTTAAACTATTCAAGTCAGATCAAAGATTTTGGGTATCAGTTGGGTTTAAGAGCTGAAGATGCACGTTTGAACACTTATTTAGATGGTTACACTTTAAATGTTCTTACTTCATCCGCAGGAGAAATTCATTATAAAAGAATTTATCCGAGTGTGTTTTTAACTCAAAAACTTAAGGGAGATCAGCAAGTTCAGGTAAGTTATACACGCCGTGTAAATCGCCCTCGACCATGGGATACTAACCCGTTTTTAGACGTATCTGAGCCTTTAAATTATAGAGCGGGTAATCCAAATTTACTTCCAGAGGATGTACATTCATTTGAATTAGGTTATACTAAATACTGGAAAAAAGTAACATTAACATCCAGTTTGTATTACCGTAAAACCAATGATGTAATCCAAAGGGTTAGAAGTGCGCCTGATGCAAGTGGAATTATTACCACTACACCTCAAAATTTAACCAGCCAAATTAATAGTGGTTTGGAATTAATTGGAAGGTTTGATTTAATTAAAGCTTTAAATTTTACCACCAACGTGAATTTATATCAGGCTAAATTTGATGGTGATGCAAGATTTGATATTCCGAATAGCAGTGGCTTTAGTTGGAATGCGAACTTAACCGGAAATTTAACCGTTGCAAAAAATGTATCGCTGCAAGTACGTGGAGATTATAGAGCACCTGAGGTTATGGCCCAAGGTAAGCGAAATGCAATGTATGGAATTGATGGCGGTGCAAAATATGATTTTCCAAATAAAAAAGCTTCCCTTAGTTTTAACGTAAGAGATGTATTTAACACCCGTAGATGGAGTATGACCACAGAAGATGCATCAACCATTGTTGATTTCGAACGCCAGATGCAAGGAACAATGGGTAATCTTACTTTCTCTTATCGCTTCGGGAAAACCAGCTTTAATATGAATAAAACTAAAAAGAAAGAAGATCAACAGGATAATCGACCTGATGAAGGTTCATTCTAA
- a CDS encoding NUDIX domain-containing protein, with protein MEENNPWKTLESEVKYDNNWIRLTEHQVINPSGGKGIYGEVHFKNFAIGILPLDENYNTWLVGQYRYPLKAYSWEIPEGGGPFHEIPLESARRELLEETGLSAKKWTQIQKMHLSNSVSDELAIIYIAQDLIQGIAMPEETEELIVKKLPFEEVYQMVLAGKITDSMTIAAILKAKLMILNGDL; from the coding sequence ATGGAAGAAAATAATCCTTGGAAGACCTTAGAGAGCGAAGTAAAATATGATAACAATTGGATTCGACTTACGGAGCATCAAGTAATAAATCCATCAGGTGGAAAAGGAATTTACGGCGAAGTTCATTTCAAAAATTTTGCTATTGGCATTCTTCCATTGGATGAAAATTATAATACCTGGCTCGTTGGTCAATATCGGTATCCGCTAAAAGCATATAGCTGGGAAATTCCAGAAGGTGGTGGACCATTTCATGAAATTCCTTTAGAAAGTGCCCGAAGAGAACTGTTAGAAGAAACAGGTTTAAGCGCTAAAAAGTGGACGCAAATACAAAAAATGCATCTTTCTAATTCTGTAAGTGATGAATTAGCGATTATTTATATCGCTCAAGATTTGATTCAAGGAATAGCAATGCCTGAAGAAACAGAAGAATTAATAGTGAAAAAGCTCCCATTCGAAGAGGTTTATCAAATGGTATTAGCAGGAAAAATAACGGATTCGATGACTATTGCGGCAATATTAAAAGCAAAGCTGATGATTTTAAACGGCGATTTGTAA
- a CDS encoding NAD(P)-dependent oxidoreductase — translation MKKILIVDDLHPAFKEQAIAMGYEVDDEPQITRQETLEKIKDYVGIAVRTKFRIDADIFAAALNLKFVARAGAGLDNIDDRIASTRNIQLINAPEGNRDAVGEHATGLLLSLMNNFRQADLEIRNGVWNREGNRGYELKGKKVGIIGYGFMGQSFAKKLAGFEVDVMAYDKYKTGFSDAFAREVSMEEIVKHSDVLSLHIPLTAETKQMIDDEYFYHFKKPIFFINTARGEIVNTKAVMNNIKLGKILGAGLDVLEIEKFPALNEQSWYAELKANNKVILTPHVGGWTFDSYRKISEVLADKLRVLDI, via the coding sequence ATGAAAAAAATATTGATTGTTGATGATTTACACCCGGCTTTTAAAGAGCAGGCAATTGCAATGGGTTACGAAGTTGATGATGAACCACAAATTACTCGGCAAGAAACCTTAGAAAAGATTAAAGATTATGTTGGCATTGCTGTTAGAACAAAATTCAGAATCGATGCGGATATTTTCGCTGCTGCACTTAATTTAAAATTCGTAGCTCGAGCTGGAGCTGGTTTAGATAATATTGATGATAGAATTGCTTCCACAAGAAATATTCAGTTAATAAATGCTCCAGAAGGAAATCGTGATGCCGTTGGCGAACATGCTACAGGATTACTTTTGTCCTTAATGAATAATTTCCGCCAGGCTGATTTAGAGATCAGAAATGGTGTTTGGAATAGAGAAGGAAATCGCGGATACGAATTAAAAGGTAAAAAAGTCGGTATTATCGGTTACGGTTTTATGGGTCAAAGTTTCGCTAAAAAACTTGCAGGCTTTGAAGTTGATGTAATGGCATATGATAAATATAAAACTGGTTTTTCTGACGCTTTTGCTCGTGAAGTAAGTATGGAAGAAATTGTAAAACATAGCGATGTGTTAAGCTTGCATATTCCTTTAACAGCCGAAACAAAACAAATGATTGATGATGAGTATTTTTATCATTTTAAAAAACCTATTTTCTTTATCAATACCGCGAGAGGAGAGATTGTAAATACAAAAGCAGTGATGAATAATATTAAATTGGGCAAAATTTTAGGTGCCGGTTTAGATGTTTTAGAAATTGAGAAGTTTCCAGCACTTAACGAACAATCATGGTATGCTGAACTTAAAGCGAATAATAAGGTTATTTTAACTCCCCACGTTGGTGGCTGGACTTTTGATTCATATCGTAAAATTTCAGAAGTTTTAGCTGATAAACTAAGAGTATTAGATATTTAA
- a CDS encoding sensor histidine kinase, with product MKKSKGPLILHSLYWVVILFIILLGLFTGSEKHTLRYYAISFGLFGVINVSLFYINYIILIPQFIKRKKKYVLYVVCFIILIAASALLKTVVAVLYPKELMEYTMDLQRKPIPVNNYFIAEIFICGFFLVSSCIIKFAADWFATENIQRNLESERREMELQFLKSQLNPHFLFNSLNNIYSLAYQKSDKTADAIMKLSEIMRYMIYESNTPTVSLSKEVDYLTNYIELQKIRFKDGAYIQLTLNGEIDDQKIVPLMLISFVENAFKHGVVTDPAEPVKINIIANQKILHFSVINKKNQQNKDALGGVGLINVERRLQLIYPDRYKLNVVNSATHYTCELMIDI from the coding sequence ATGAAAAAAAGTAAAGGTCCTTTAATCCTTCATAGCCTATACTGGGTAGTTATTTTATTTATCATATTGCTTGGTCTTTTCACTGGCTCAGAAAAGCATACTTTAAGATATTATGCAATATCTTTTGGTTTATTTGGGGTTATTAACGTTTCTCTTTTTTATATAAATTATATTATTCTGATTCCTCAATTTATAAAAAGGAAGAAAAAATATGTGCTATATGTAGTTTGTTTCATCATATTAATTGCTGCAAGTGCATTATTGAAAACTGTTGTGGCGGTTTTGTATCCTAAGGAATTAATGGAATATACCATGGATCTTCAAAGAAAACCTATCCCAGTAAATAATTATTTTATTGCCGAGATTTTTATATGTGGATTTTTTCTGGTATCAAGTTGTATTATAAAATTTGCTGCTGATTGGTTTGCTACAGAAAATATACAACGAAATTTAGAAAGTGAACGACGCGAAATGGAACTTCAGTTTCTAAAATCACAGTTAAATCCACATTTTCTTTTCAATTCGCTTAATAATATTTACTCCTTAGCTTATCAAAAATCTGATAAAACGGCTGATGCCATTATGAAATTATCAGAAATTATGCGCTACATGATTTATGAAAGCAATACGCCAACGGTTTCTTTAAGCAAAGAGGTTGATTATTTAACGAATTATATTGAGTTGCAGAAAATTAGATTTAAAGATGGTGCTTATATCCAATTAACATTAAATGGCGAAATAGATGATCAAAAAATTGTTCCATTAATGTTAATTTCATTTGTAGAAAATGCTTTTAAACATGGCGTAGTTACCGATCCTGCAGAGCCGGTGAAAATAAACATTATTGCAAATCAGAAAATATTGCATTTTAGTGTAATCAACAAAAAAAATCAGCAAAATAAAGATGCGCTAGGAGGCGTAGGTTTAATAAATGTTGAGCGAAGGTTGCAGTTGATTTACCCTGACCGATATAAATTAAATGTTGTAAATTCGGCTACCCATTACACATGTGAATTGATGATTGATATATAA
- a CDS encoding ABC transporter permease, with amino-acid sequence MRSLYISLISEFYKSRKTLAFWAAILLPLIICGLITFGFYSSAEKILNLHYPAIALWGQYSGAALGVMGMLIMPFYVIFMAFSVNNIEHKNDTWKTLFAQPLNKFSIYTAKYLFAVFLIFVCLFLFASLTFIFGHLLQILVPQFNFDQYNPSSILINSYAKLFFSSLGILSLQFILSLVWGDFLKPMGIGFIGTIMGIITASVGWKYAYLIPYSLPTLAMKITKVKKGGNPLDFQIFTQEIWTSLAYALVLFVIGYFIVIRKSIK; translated from the coding sequence ATGCGCTCCTTATATATTTCCTTAATATCAGAATTTTATAAATCAAGAAAAACGCTAGCATTTTGGGCAGCGATTTTATTACCGCTAATAATTTGTGGATTAATTACATTTGGTTTTTATTCAAGCGCTGAGAAAATTCTTAATCTTCATTACCCAGCTATCGCCTTGTGGGGACAGTATAGTGGCGCTGCATTAGGTGTTATGGGGATGTTAATTATGCCGTTTTATGTTATATTTATGGCCTTTTCTGTTAACAACATTGAGCATAAAAATGACACTTGGAAAACGCTATTTGCACAACCTCTTAATAAATTTTCGATTTATACTGCAAAATATCTATTCGCCGTTTTTTTAATATTCGTTTGTCTATTTCTATTTGCTTCGTTAACTTTTATTTTTGGTCATTTACTTCAAATATTAGTGCCTCAGTTTAATTTTGATCAATATAATCCATCGTCAATCCTAATTAATTCATACGCTAAATTATTCTTTTCTTCTTTAGGTATTTTGTCTCTTCAATTTATTTTGAGTTTAGTTTGGGGCGATTTCCTTAAACCAATGGGAATAGGCTTTATTGGTACAATTATGGGCATCATAACGGCAAGTGTCGGTTGGAAATACGCCTACTTAATCCCATATAGTTTGCCAACTTTAGCAATGAAAATAACTAAAGTAAAAAAAGGAGGAAATCCCTTAGATTTCCAAATCTTCACACAAGAAATATGGACAAGTTTAGCTTATGCATTAGTTTTATTTGTAATAGGCTATTTCATTGTGATTAGAAAGAGCATAAAATAA
- the nadD gene encoding nicotinate (nicotinamide) nucleotide adenylyltransferase yields MKTGLFFGSYNPIHTGHLIIANYMANYTELKEVWLVVSPHNPLKEKSGLTNMYDRLEMAKLATENTENVKVSNIEFGLPQPSFTIDTLTYLHEKYPEKEFVLIMGADNLVSFKKWKNYEILLKNYQIYVYPRPGANVSEWENHSSIIFTETPLMEISSTFIRKAIKENKNVQFFLPDKVINFIEGKGMYR; encoded by the coding sequence ATGAAAACTGGTCTTTTCTTTGGTTCTTACAATCCCATCCATACCGGGCATTTAATAATTGCCAATTACATGGCTAACTATACCGAACTTAAAGAAGTTTGGCTAGTGGTGTCGCCTCATAATCCACTAAAAGAAAAAAGTGGACTTACCAATATGTACGATCGTTTGGAAATGGCCAAACTCGCTACTGAAAATACAGAAAACGTTAAGGTAAGTAATATTGAATTTGGTTTACCTCAACCATCTTTCACAATAGATACACTCACATATCTTCATGAAAAATATCCTGAAAAGGAGTTTGTACTTATTATGGGAGCTGATAATTTGGTTTCATTTAAAAAGTGGAAGAACTATGAAATCCTCCTTAAAAATTATCAAATTTATGTTTATCCACGTCCGGGAGCAAATGTTTCAGAATGGGAAAATCACTCTTCAATAATATTTACAGAAACTCCGTTGATGGAAATTTCGTCGACTTTTATCCGTAAGGCAATTAAAGAAAATAAAAATGTACAGTTTTTTCTTCCAGATAAAGTGATCAATTTTATTGAAGGAAAAGGAATGTATAGATAA
- a CDS encoding M28 family metallopeptidase: MIKKFTTTGCAVALFLSAFAQETPDAAIVQKIRKEGLENSKAMDIAFNLTDVSGPRLSNSPGLKKAQEWAVKQLSDWGLKNAHLEAWGTFGKGWQVDKYYAATTLPYYHAIIASPKAWTPGTNGPIKSEVLLIKADSVADLAKYKGKLAGKIVMMDQGAPLTSGIRADFSRYADTTLAQMAAATPTAGGGRQRPAGGPMADRMAQMMKMREVRAAIGALLLEEKVGLILTYARGGQGTFFTSNGASYALDAKPVSPELEVEAEDFLHILRLLKGGKKVEIEADVKTSFYDQDPKGYNVIAEIPGTDKKLKEELVMIGGHFDSWHAATGATDNAAGSAVMMEAMRILKAIDFKPKRTIRIALWSSEEQGLFGSRNYVLNHFGDPKTMELKPDQKKISAYYNLDNGTGKIRGVYLQGNVAAGPLLQSWLTPFNDLGAKTITVSNTGGTDHQSFDALGIPGFQFIQDPMDYNTRTHHSNMDTYDRLVEDDLKQAATIVASFVYNTSQREAQIPRKELPVPQPARP, encoded by the coding sequence ATGATCAAAAAATTTACAACAACTGGATGTGCAGTCGCACTATTCCTATCTGCTTTCGCACAAGAAACTCCCGATGCGGCAATTGTGCAAAAGATTAGAAAGGAAGGTTTAGAAAATTCTAAGGCAATGGACATTGCTTTCAATTTAACAGATGTTTCTGGACCACGTTTATCAAACTCTCCAGGATTAAAGAAAGCACAAGAATGGGCAGTGAAACAACTTTCAGATTGGGGTTTAAAAAATGCACACTTAGAAGCTTGGGGAACTTTTGGAAAAGGCTGGCAAGTTGACAAATATTATGCGGCTACTACACTTCCATATTACCATGCCATTATTGCATCGCCAAAAGCGTGGACTCCAGGTACAAATGGACCAATAAAATCGGAAGTGCTATTAATTAAAGCAGACAGTGTTGCAGATTTAGCTAAATATAAAGGAAAATTAGCTGGTAAAATTGTGATGATGGATCAGGGCGCTCCACTTACAAGCGGAATAAGAGCTGATTTTTCTCGCTATGCTGACACTACTTTAGCACAAATGGCGGCAGCAACTCCAACAGCTGGAGGCGGAAGACAACGCCCTGCTGGTGGACCAATGGCAGATCGTATGGCTCAAATGATGAAAATGCGAGAAGTTAGGGCAGCAATTGGTGCATTATTATTAGAAGAAAAAGTTGGCTTAATTTTAACATATGCTCGTGGCGGACAAGGAACATTTTTTACAAGCAATGGCGCTTCTTATGCTTTAGATGCAAAACCAGTTTCACCAGAGTTAGAGGTGGAAGCGGAAGATTTCTTGCATATATTACGCTTATTAAAAGGTGGTAAAAAAGTTGAAATTGAAGCCGATGTTAAAACCTCTTTTTACGATCAAGATCCAAAAGGATACAATGTTATTGCTGAAATTCCAGGAACTGATAAAAAATTAAAAGAGGAATTAGTAATGATTGGTGGCCACTTTGATTCATGGCATGCTGCTACCGGAGCAACGGATAATGCTGCTGGCTCTGCAGTAATGATGGAAGCCATGAGAATCTTAAAAGCTATAGATTTTAAACCAAAACGTACAATTCGTATTGCACTTTGGAGTTCAGAAGAACAAGGATTATTTGGTTCAAGAAATTATGTTCTTAATCATTTTGGAGATCCAAAAACAATGGAACTTAAACCAGATCAGAAAAAAATATCTGCCTATTATAATTTAGATAATGGAACTGGCAAAATTAGAGGCGTCTATTTACAAGGAAACGTTGCCGCCGGTCCACTTTTACAAAGCTGGTTAACACCTTTTAATGATCTTGGTGCAAAAACGATTACGGTTAGCAATACTGGTGGTACCGATCATCAATCATTTGATGCATTGGGTATACCTGGATTTCAATTTATTCAAGATCCAATGGATTATAATACCAGAACTCACCATAGCAACATGGATACTTATGATAGATTAGTAGAGGATGATTTAAAACAAGCAGCAACAATTGTGGCTTCATTTGTTTATAATACTTCGCAACGAGAAGCTCAAATTCCTAGAAAAGAATTGCCTGTTCCACAACCGGCTAGACCATAA